One region of Oryza sativa Japonica Group chromosome 5, ASM3414082v1 genomic DNA includes:
- the LOC4338335 gene encoding uncharacterized protein gives MEEESQSQSHFPLRWESTGDQWWYATPIDWAAASGHYDVVRELLRLDANLLIKLTSLRRIRRLESVWDDDMRFADAARNRAAVARRLLHDCEPPRGAAAGGGSRPNRLIRAGYGGWLLYTAAAAGDAAFVRELLGRQPLLVFGEGEYGVTDVLYAAARSDSSEVFRLLLSAVLSPPECSAGGEGDGGTAAIAGGFMFRCEMMNRAMHAAARGGNLEVLRELLQGCSDASAFRDAQGSTILHAAAARGQLEVVKDLIASFDIVNSTDEQGNTALHLAAFRGHLPVVKALITASPSLISATNEVGDTFLHMALTGFRTPGFRRLDRQMELMKQLIGGVIMDLSSIINMQNDDGRTVLHLAVIGNLHSSLVELLMTAPLIDLNVRDNDGMTPLDLLRKQPPTASSEILIKQLILAGGIANSMDHETRSAIASQLKMHCIVGSPGTSFKIPDAEIFLHAGIDASDISERTNSFSSVGQSEPEFPESSRKKLNSMQNAAKHLKILLRWPLRKEKKSSSGARNELDDDASSVDSVKSWSHGETPTPLRQKYSRMSSLFNNKRTMAARIGSPSPSMKKSFADGLAHGVMQPESPSGSGSWSSSSLVDRIEAVHLDKNGQASPDTSVVIRRTPKKHGSLNSRLMNQYFCIGAQGIAVEDSTTGQRSSRMFRSSLLSAA, from the exons ATGGAGGAGgaatcccaatcccaatcccattTCCCGCTCCGGTGGGAGAGCACCGGCGACCAATGGTGGTACGCGACGCCCATCGactgggcggcggcgagcggccacTACGACGTCGTCCGGGAGCTCCTCCGCCTCGACGCCAACCTCCTCATCAAGCTCACCTCgctccgccgcatccgccgcctcGAGTCCGTCTGGGACGACGACATGCgcttcgccgacgccgccaggaaccgcgccgccgtcgcccgccgcctgctCCACGACTGCGAGCCCCCCAggggcgccgccgctggcggcggAAGCCGGCCCAACCGGCTCATCCGCGCGGGCTACGGCGGCTGGCTCCTCTacacggcggccgccgccggggacgcgGCCTTCGTGCGGGAGCTGCTCGGGAGGCAGCCGCTGCTGGTGTTCGGCGAGGGGGAGTACGGCGTCACCGACGTGCTCTACGCCGCGGCCAGGAGCGACAGCTCCGAGGTGTTCCGGCTGCTGCTCAGCGCGGTGCTGTCCCCGCCCGAGTGCTCCGCCGGgggagaaggcgacggcggcaccgCCGCCATTGCTGGGGGTTTCATGTTCCGGTGCGAGATGATGAACCGCGCGATGCACGCCGCGGCAAGGGGAGGCAACCTGGAGGTCCTCAGGGAGCTCCTGCAGGGGTGCTCCGACGCGTCGGCGTTCCGGGACGCTCAGGGATCGACGATCTTGCACGCCGCGGCCGCGAGGGGGCAGCTTGAG GTTGTGAAGGATCTTATTGCCTCTTTCGATATAGTCAACTCCACAGACGAGCAAGGGAATACGGCATTGCATCTAGCCGCCTTTCGAGGTCATTTGCCCGTGGTCAAAGCCCTCATCACTGCATCCCCATCACTTATATCAGCTACAAATGAAGTTGGCGACACGTTCCTTCATATGGCGCTGACTGGCTTTAGGACCCCAGGATTCCGAAGGCTTGATCGTCAGATGGAGCTTATGAAGCAATTGATTGGTGGAGTGATCATGGATTTAAGCAGCATTATCAATATGCAAAACGACGATGGAAGGACAGTTCTTCACTTGGCTGTGATTGGCAATCTGCACTCTAGCCTTGTTGAGCTCTTGATGACTGCACCGTTGATTGACCTTAATGTCCGGGACAATGATGGCATGACTCCTCTGGATTTACTTAGGAAACAGCCACCAACAGCATCGTCTGAGATACTCATCAAGCAGCTTATTTTGGCTGGTGGAATTGCAAATTCAATGGACCATGAGACCAGATCAGCCATTGCTTCTCAGCTAAAGATGCACTGTATCGTAGGCAGCCCGGGAACATCCTTCAAGATCCCAGATGCCGAGATCTTCCTCCATGCAGGTATCGATGCGTCAGACATCAGCGAAAGAACGAACTCATTCTCTAGCGTTGGACAGAGTGAGCCAGAATTTCCGGAATCCAGTCGTAAGAAGCTGAACTCTATGCAAAATGCAGCGAAACATCTCAAGATCCTACTCAGATGGCCCCTCCGCAAGGAGAAGAAATCATCATCCGGTGCCCGAAATGAactggacgacgacgcatccTCTGTGGATTCAGTCAAGAGCTGGAGCCACGGGGAGACCCCGACACCGCTGAGGCAGAAGTACTCCAGGATGAGCTCCCTGTTCAACAACAAGCGGACCATGGCAGCCAGGATCGGCTCACCGAGTCCATCGATGAAGAAGAGCTTCGCAGATGGCCTCGCACATGGCGTGATGCAGCCCGAATCGCCTTCAGGCTCGGGCtcctggtcgtcgtcgtccttggTCGACAGGATTGAAGCCGTCCATCTGGACAAGAATGGCCAAGCATCTCCTGATACCAGTGTGGTGATCAGGCGTACACCCAAGAAGCACGGGTCTTTGAACAGCAGGCTCATGAACCAATACTTCTGCATCGGAGCGCAGGGGATAGCTGTCGAGGACTCAACCACGGGGCAGCGATCAAGTCGGATGTTCAGAAGTTCACTTCTGTCAGCTGCCTGA
- the LOC9270647 gene encoding uncharacterized protein: protein MTRKIEKASQCTPKSWVPEGMDPGTTYLLKIRLQGHHSRENFTYKTEEVVDSDRTNFKDFIDDIREKYPWGVNEFITVNYYDSVNKNYPQVCSDQCMLEMFVKNATTKEISMLIQVHSNNEPVVALPLADWPTPEKIASGTVHNAADIHEVPSTPSLAVPSQATISQPSSSTQLVDKYLANPFKQNEHVGVDDEGIYSDDEIVVVTADGEHERTDVPKVVSEEGEEEEEEEEEGEEEGEGEEEGDEEGEGEEEGEGEEEGEGEEEEEGDEKDWVVQDFIPVQKKGKRRLLMNIVKLALFLFLVNLQPKILA, encoded by the exons ATGACAAGGAAAATAGAGAAGGCAAGCCAATGTACTCCCAAATCTTGGGTTCCTGAAGG GATGGATCCTGGTACAACATATTTGTTGAAAATCAGGCTCCAAGGGCATCATAGTAGAGAGAACTTCACCTATAAAACAGAGGAGGTGGTAGACAGTGACAGGACAAACTTCAAGgactttattgatgacattagGGAGAAGTACCCATGGGGGGTGAATGAATTTATAACAGTGAACTACTATGATTCAGTAAACAAAAACTATCCTCAAGTGTGCTCAGACCAATGTATGCTAGAAATGTTTGTCAAGAATGCCACCACCAAGGAAATATCTATGTTGATTCAAGTTCATAGCAACAATGAGCCAGTTGTAGCTCTTCCACTTGCTGATTGGCCAACACCTGAAAAGATAGCTAGTGGGACAGTACATAATGCGGCTGACATACATGAGGTGCCATCCACTCCATCTCTTGCAGTGCCATCTCAGGCTACTATATCTCAGCCTAGCAGTAGCACACAACTTGTTGATAAGTACTTAGCAAATCCATTTAAACAAAATGAACATGTTGGTGTTGATGATGAAGGCATCTACTCCGATGATGAAATTGTTGTGGTTACTGCTGATGGTGAGCATGAGCGTACTGATGTGCCTAAGGTGGTtagtgaggagggagaggaagaagaggaggaagaagaggagggggaggaggaaggggaaggggaggaggaaggggacgaagaaggggagggggaggaagaaggggaaggggaggaagaaggtgagggggaggaagaagaggagggagatgagAAGGATTGGGTTGTTCAAGATTTTATTCCTgtccaaaaaaaaggcaaaagaaGGCTACTAATGAACATTGTGAAACTAGCATTATTCCTGTTCCTAGTGAATCTTCAGCCCAAAATCCTTGCTTAG
- the LOC4338337 gene encoding endo-1,4-beta-xylanase 3, with translation MALAHEVAFEVNLIEDDGGLAGWAPVGTRTALSSHAERDTAMLISGAVSAAEPNERIRRSSGRYIVASRRADEEDGLRRAVPAGALVPRVTYRVVGWVSVQGQGDGRHHAVRVGLRVDGDGGDDERGSWLDCGAARVEVGGGWAEINGAFRLRASPRVAAVHVHGAPAGVDVKVMDLQVYATDRKARLTQLKEQTDKVRKRDVILNLGGGATMAGASIRVAQLLENRFPFGSCINKTAIRNPKFVDFFCENFDWAVFENELKWYSTEPQRGQINYRDADELLDFCHRYGKSARGHCIFWAVDGDVQQWVKDLGRDDLAAAVQGRLHGLLSRYAGRFRHYDVNNEMLHGRFYRDRLGDGVAPLMFREAARLDPAARLFVNDYNVLRGNDPNATPEKYVELVDALRRGGAAVGGIGVQGHMDSPVAGQVIRAALDKLAAAGGAPIWITELDVSEPDVGLRADDLEVVLREAYAHPAVEGVVLWGFMEGQMWRRDAYLVDADGTVNEAGQRFLQLQREWRSDARGIVDGDGRFKFRGFHGTYVAQVTTATGKMLKTFTVEKGDNSLELDLDIEI, from the exons ATGGCTTTAGCTCACGAGGTCGCTTTCGAGGTGAACCTGatcgaggacgacggcggcctcgccggctggGCGCCGGTGGGCACGCGCACGGCGCTGTCCTCGCACGCCGAGCGCGACACGGCCATGCTGATCTCGGGCGCCGTGTCGGCCGCGGAGCCGAATGAGCGTATTAGACGATCAAGCGGACGGTACATCgtcgcgtcgcgccgcgccgacgaggaggacgggCTGCGGCGCGCGGTTCCGGCGGGCGCGCTCGTGCCACGGGTCACGTACCGTGTCGTCGGGTGGGTCAGCGTGCAGGGCCAGGGCGACGGGAGGCACCATGCGGTGCGCGTCGGCCTCCgcgtggacggcgacggcggcgacgacgagcgcggCAGCTGGCTAGACTGCGGCGCGGCACGCGTCGAGGTGGGCGGCGGGTGGGCGGAGATCAACGGCGCGTTCCGGCTCAGGGCGAGCCCACGCGTCGCGGCTGTTCACGTCCATGGCGCGCCTGCCGGTGTTGATGTTAAGGTGATGGATCTGCAGGTCTACGCGACGGACCGCAAGGCGCGGTTGACGCAGCTCAAAGAGCAGACTGACAAG GTTCGCAAGCGAGACGTGATTCTCAacttgggcggcggcgcgaccatGGCCGGCGCGTCAATCCGCGTGGCGCAGCTGCTGGAGAATCGCTTCCCGTTCGGATCCTGCATCAACAAGACGGCCATCCGAAACCCCAAGTTCGTCGACTTCTTCTGCGAGAACTTCGACTGGGCCGTCTTCGAGAACGAGCTCAAGTGGTACTCGACGGAGCCGCAGCGCGGGCAGATCAACTAccgcgacgccgacgagctGCTCGACTTCTGCCACCGCTACGGCAAGTCGGCGCGCGGCCACTGCATCTTCTgggccgtcgacggcgacgtgcAGCAGTGGGTCAAGGACCTCGGccgcgacgacctcgccgccgcggtgcaGGGCCGCCTCCACGGCCTCCTGTCCCGCTACGCCGGCCGGTTCCGCCACTACGACGTCAACAACGAGATGCTGCACGGCCGCTTCTACCGCGACCGGCTGGGAGACGGCGTCGCGCCGCTCATGTTCCGCGAGGCCGCGCGGCTGGACCCGGCCGCGCGGCTCTTCGTCAACGACTACAACGTCCTGCGTGGGAACGACCCCAACGCGACGCCGGAGAAGTACGTCGAGCTGGTGGACGcgctgcggcgcggcggcgcggcggtgggcgggaTCGGGGTGCAGGGGCACATGGACAGCCCGGTGGCCGGGCAGGTCATCCGCGCCGCGCTGGACAagctcgccgcggcgggcggcgcgcccATCTGGATCACCGAGCTGGACGTGAGCGAGCCCGACGTGGGGCTCCGCGCCGACGACCTGGAGGTGGTGCTGCGCGAGGCGTACGCGCACCCGGCCGTGGAGGGCGTCGTGCTCTGGGGGTTCATGGAGGGGCAGATGTGGCGCCGGGACGCCTAcctcgtcgacgccgacggCACCGTCAACGAGGCCGGGCAGAGGTTCCTCCAGCTCCAGAGGGAGTGGAGGTCGGACGCGCGCGGCATTGTCGACGGCGATGGCCGTTTCAAGTTCAGGGGCTTCCACGGCACGTACGTCGCGcaggtgacgacggcgacggggaagaTGCTCAAGACGTTCACCGTGGAGAAAGGGGATAATTCTCTCGAGTTGGATTTGGATATCGAAATTTGA